A single region of the Sorghum bicolor cultivar BTx623 chromosome 9, Sorghum_bicolor_NCBIv3, whole genome shotgun sequence genome encodes:
- the LOC8077008 gene encoding thioredoxin H5 gives MGCCGSSAVDDEEHLDYSSGKVTIIPDLKSWEHKLDEANELGQTVVVKFSATWCGPCRNAAPVYAELSLKHSDLLFVSIDVDELPELVTQFDVRATPTFIFMRDKKEIDKLVGGNHEDLQKKFDPYCQCQ, from the exons ATGGGGTGCTGTGGAAGC AGTGCCGTAGATGATGAGGAACATCTGGACTACAGCTCCGGAAAAGTCACTATCATACCCGATCTGAAGTCTTGGGAACATAAATTGGATGAAGCAAATGAACTAGGGCAAACA GTTGTGGTAAAGTTCAGTGCAACTTGGTGTGGACCATGCAGGAATGCAGCTCCAGTATACGCCGAGCTTTCTTTGAAGCATTCTGATCTTCTTTTCGTCTCCATTGACGTAGACGAACTGCCG GAATTGGTCACACAATTCGATGTACGTGCAACTCCAACGTTCATCTTCATGAGAGATAAGAAGGAGATCGACAAGCTGGTTGGGGGCAACCATGAAGATCTCCAGAAGAAGTTCGACCCATACTGCCAGTGCCAGTAG
- the LOC8064141 gene encoding serine/threonine-protein kinase STN8, chloroplastic: MAASLLPPAATLVKKYPALLHPSGAKPHAQRLIFRCGATSADDGWASLVDELKRSLQQADTSDTVTSNAGAGVTPNDLVTALPLEPSTTTGPAVGDATSAAAGAVNELLGVDAASSDGGGAAAIPDGLLSALLHLDASSNPVARAAGGALSGLDALTSGLSDAQRWALFGFLAATWLYLTARPGVLSGAVDTYVLAPLQLALDSVLGRRSLKMSDFVVGERIGEGSFGVVYAGAVVPKDGTVVEERSGRARTTLQNDDRYKEKVILKKIKMLTVGAKECGDYEEWFNYRVARAAPESCADFLGSFVADKNKAEFVKGGKWLVWKFEGDRTLANYMSDRGFPSNLERLMFGRVLQGLRTQERDALVVKQVMRQLITSLKRIHATGIVHRDIKPSNLVVTRRGQVKLIDFGAATDLRIGKNYVPDRALLDPDYCPPELYVLPEETPEPPPEPIAAILSPILWQLNSPDLFDMYSAGIVLMQMAIPTLRTQSGLKNFNAELRSAGYDLNRWRQSARRRPDLQILDLDSGRGWDLATKLISERGPNGGGRLSAAAALRHPYFLLGGDQAAAVLSKFSLSK, from the exons ATGGCCGCCTCCCTCCTGCCCCCCGCAGCCACCCTCGTCAAGAAGTACCCAGCTCTCCTCCACCCGTCCGGCGCCAAGCCGCACGCCCAGAGGCTGATCTTCAGGTGCGGCGCCACCAGTGCGGACGATGGCTGGGCGTCCTTAGTGGACGAGCTCAAGAGGTCGCTGCAGCAGGCGGACACGTCCGACACGGTGACCAGCAACGCGGGAGCGGGTGTCACACCGAACGACCTCGTGACCGCGCTGCCACTGGAACCTTCCACCACCACCGGACCGGCGGTGGGAGACGCGACTagtgccgccgccggcgcggtgAACGAGCTCCTGGGCGTGGACGCGGCCAGCAGCGACGGTGGCGGCGCGGCCGCCATCCCCGACGGGCTCCTGAGCGCGCTGCTGCACCTGGACGCGTCGTCCAACCCGGTGGCGCGCGCGGCGGGCGGCGCGCTGTCTGGCCTGGACGCGCTCACGTCGGGGCTGTCGGACGCGCAGCGGTGGGCGCTGTTCGGGTTCCTGGCCGCGACGTGGCTGTACCTGACGGCGCGGCCCGGGGTGCTGAGCGGCGCCGTGGACACGTACGTGCTGGCGCCGCTGCAGCTGGCGCTGGACAGCGTGCTGGGCCGGCGGAGCCTCAAGATGAGCGACTTCGTCGTCGGCGAGCGCATCGGGGAGGGATCCTTCGGGGTGGTGTACGCCGGCGCCGTGGTGCCCAAGGACGGCACCGTCGTGGAGGAGCGGTCCGGCAGGGCCAGGACGACCCTCCAGAACGACGACAGGTACAAGGAGAAGGTCATACTCAAGAAG ATCAAGATGCTGACGGTGGGGGCGAAGGAGTGTGGGGACTATGAGGAGTGGTTCAACTACCGCGTGGCCAGGGCGGCGCCGGAGTCGTGCGCCGACTTCCTCGGGAGCTTCGTCGCCGACAAGAACAAGGCAGAGTTCGTCAAGGGTGGCAAGTGGCTCGTCTGGAAGTTTGAG GGGGACAGAACGTTGGCCAATTATATGAGTGACCGCGGGTTCCCGTCGAACCTGGAGCGGCTCATGTTCGGACGCGTGCTGCAGGGTCTGCGCACCCAGGAGCGCGACGCGCTGGTGGTGAAGCAGGTGATGCGGCAGCTGATCACGTCGCTGAAGCGCATCCACGCGACGGGCATCGTGCACCGCGACATCAAGCCGTCCAACCTCGTCGTCACCCGCCGCGGCCAGGTGAAGCTCATCGACTTCGGAGCCGCCACCGACCTCCGCATCGGCAAGAACTACGTGCCCGACCGCGCCCTGCTCGACCCGGACTACTGCCCGCCCGAGCTCTACGTGCTCCCCGAGGAGACGCCGGAGCCCCCGCCGGAGCCCATCGCCGCCATCCTCTCCCCGATCCTCTGGCAG CTGAACAGCCCGGACCTGTTCGACATGTACTCGGCGGGGATAGTGCTGATGCAGATGGCCATACCGACGCTGCGGACACAGTCGGGGCTCAAGAACTTCAACGCCGAGCTCAGGTCCGCCGGCTACGACCTCAACAGGTGGCGGCAGAGCGCGCGGCGGAGACCCGACCTGCAGATCCTGGACCTCGACTCTGGTCGAGGCTGGGACCTCGCCACCAAGCTCATCTCGGAGAGGGGCCCCAACGGCGGGGGCCGCCTGTCTGCCGCGGCCGCATTGCGGCACCCTTATTTTCTCCTGGGTGGCGACCAGGCCGCGGCGGTGCTGTCCAAGTTCTCGCTCAGCAAATAG
- the LOC8077009 gene encoding ubiquitin-conjugating enzyme E2 11, with amino-acid sequence MASKRILKELKDLQKDPPTSCSAGPAGEDMFHWQATIMGPPDSPYAGGVFLVNIHFPPDYPFKPPKVSFKTKVFHPNINSNGSICLDILKEQWSPALTISKVLLSICSLLTDPNPDDPLVPEIAHMYKTDRPKYESTARSWTQKYAMG; translated from the exons ATGGCATCAAAGCGTATCCTCAAGGAGCTGAAGGACCTGCAGAAAGATCCCCCCACATCATGCAGTGCCG GTCCTGCTGGTGAGGACATGTTTCATTGGCAAGCAACAATTATGGGACCACCTGACAGTCCCTATGCTGGCGGTGTTTTCTTAGTGAACATTCATTTCCCGCCGGATTACCCCTTCAAACCTCCAAAG GTTTCTTTCAAGACAAAGGTCTTCCATCCTAATATCAACAGCAATGGAAGTATATGCCTTGACATTCTCAAAGAGCAGTGGAGCCCTGCTTTGACAATTTCTAAG GTCCTGCTCTCCATCTGTTCCCTGTTGACTGACCCCAACCCGGACGACCCTCTTGTCCCTGAGATTGCCCACATGTACAAGACGGACCGGCCGAAATATGAGTCAACAGCTCGCAGCTGGACGCAGAAATATGCGATGGGCTGA